Proteins encoded in a region of the Flammeovirga yaeyamensis genome:
- a CDS encoding RagB/SusD family nutrient uptake outer membrane protein — MKLLKYITLGATLLSFSACDSFLDLKPISDETADNAYTRAAQIESALAGTYTTLHSDFYEWDEMIYNDVRSDNFYSGGDNPEIHSFDLLTVTAVNSKVDQDWSSLYNGIFKANNVLYRIDGVVDLEEERKAEIIGESKFLRGLFYFSLVKLWGGVPLITQPTLSTAPEDVNIPRSTEAEIYAQIEQDLIEAANALPETFVGSEAKTRATKGACYALLAKVYAQSKQWQKVVDAVREVDNSSAGYSLVSDYNSLFTGANYENEECIFMPNYIGGNIGNFASAMMLPPSITNDDWRKFGTPSVDLVNAFDAESDVVRKSAAILFEDITAWRDQYWSNVGENSTNLPFAYKWRNPMAWSSTDRQYLLRYADMLLVKAEALNELNDINGAAVEVNKVRNRVGLNNLTSDQMSSQEVMRNTILNERRLEFAQEGMRWEDLQRHGLLVTTMSNLKEFDKESNGFVNYNMNENKILLPIPQVEMNRNPNLEQNPGY; from the coding sequence ATGAAATTATTAAAATATATCACTTTAGGAGCTACATTACTTTCATTTAGTGCTTGTGATAGCTTCTTAGATTTAAAACCTATATCAGATGAAACGGCTGATAATGCTTACACAAGAGCTGCACAAATCGAATCAGCTTTAGCAGGAACGTATACTACTCTACACTCAGACTTTTATGAGTGGGATGAGATGATATACAATGATGTGCGATCTGATAATTTTTATTCTGGAGGAGATAACCCAGAAATCCATTCATTTGATTTGTTAACTGTTACTGCAGTAAATAGTAAAGTAGATCAGGATTGGTCATCACTTTATAACGGAATTTTTAAAGCAAATAATGTTTTATATCGTATAGATGGAGTGGTCGATTTAGAAGAGGAGAGAAAAGCAGAAATTATTGGTGAATCCAAGTTTTTAAGGGGGCTATTTTACTTCTCTTTAGTAAAACTTTGGGGAGGGGTACCATTAATTACTCAACCAACTTTATCTACAGCTCCTGAGGATGTAAACATTCCAAGAAGTACAGAAGCAGAAATTTACGCTCAGATAGAGCAAGATTTAATTGAAGCAGCTAATGCTCTTCCAGAAACTTTTGTAGGATCTGAAGCAAAAACTAGAGCAACAAAAGGAGCATGTTATGCACTACTAGCGAAAGTATATGCTCAAAGCAAACAATGGCAAAAAGTGGTTGATGCAGTAAGAGAAGTAGACAATAGTAGTGCAGGTTATTCTTTGGTGAGTGATTATAATTCCCTATTTACCGGAGCGAACTATGAAAATGAAGAGTGCATCTTTATGCCAAACTACATTGGTGGCAATATTGGCAACTTTGCTTCTGCAATGATGTTGCCCCCATCTATTACCAACGACGATTGGAGAAAATTTGGAACACCTTCAGTGGATTTGGTCAATGCTTTTGATGCTGAAAGCGATGTGGTAAGAAAATCAGCAGCAATACTGTTTGAAGACATTACTGCATGGAGAGATCAGTATTGGTCAAATGTTGGGGAGAATTCAACAAACCTACCTTTTGCATACAAATGGAGAAATCCAATGGCTTGGTCGAGTACAGATAGACAATACCTTTTGAGATATGCTGATATGTTGTTGGTAAAAGCAGAAGCTCTTAACGAACTAAATGATATTAACGGAGCAGCTGTAGAGGTAAATAAAGTTAGAAATAGAGTGGGTTTAAATAACCTTACTTCAGATCAAATGTCTTCTCAAGAAGTGATGAGAAACACGATTTTAAATGAGAGACGTCTAGAGTTTGCTCAAGAAGGTATGCGTTGGGAAGATTTACAACGACATGGATTGTTGGTTACGACAATGTCAAACCTTAAAGAATTTGATAAAGAGAGTAATGGTTTTGTGAATTATAACATGAACGAAAACAAAATCTTATTACCAATTCCTCAAGTGGAAATGAACAGAAATCCAAATTTAGAGCAAAATCCAGGATACTAA
- a CDS encoding glycoside hydrolase family 30 protein produces the protein MKRLKMNTILSIILSAILVGAGCSEEDKTVAPPPPVVAPDNPDNVMVVVTSRSDVSNQTNVGLRVIEDAVLAGNEENISTLRIDINQTYQEMDGFGYTLTGGSAQHLMGMSASNRKALLEELFGTDAEKGQLGISFLRLSIAASDLDEKAFSYAMVKGEDNDLLKNFSISEDQKNLIPILKEIVAIQPGIKFLSTPWSPPTWMKTNNSAIGGQLLETYYEAYADYFIKYIEAYKREGINIYAITVQNEPLHPGNEPSMLMHADEMANFIAQQLGPKFREVNIDTKIITYDHNADRPDYPIDIIKSPANEFISGSAFHLYGGDISALSQVKAADVTKDIYFTEQWVDSEDADFGGTLMWHFENIIIGATRNWAKGVMEWNLTSNSALTPRTPGGCTRCLGGLTVDDNEVNRNVAYYIIGHASKYIPVGSVRIKTNQMGNLPNVAFLTPEGKTVTLIMNNSESNTKLNLNFSGTDEKYTVSLPSNSVATIVHTKPVS, from the coding sequence ATGAAAAGGTTAAAAATGAATACGATTCTAAGTATTATACTTTCTGCTATCCTCGTTGGAGCAGGATGTTCTGAGGAGGATAAAACAGTAGCACCTCCACCTCCGGTTGTAGCTCCAGATAACCCCGATAATGTGATGGTGGTAGTGACTTCAAGGTCTGATGTCTCTAATCAAACAAATGTGGGATTAAGAGTGATAGAAGATGCTGTTTTAGCTGGTAATGAGGAAAACATTTCTACATTGAGAATAGATATAAATCAAACGTATCAAGAAATGGATGGGTTTGGCTATACTTTAACAGGAGGAAGTGCACAGCATTTAATGGGAATGTCCGCATCAAATAGAAAAGCTTTATTGGAAGAGTTATTTGGTACAGATGCTGAAAAAGGTCAGTTAGGAATATCATTTCTTCGTTTGAGTATTGCAGCTTCTGATTTAGATGAGAAAGCATTTTCCTATGCTATGGTGAAAGGAGAGGATAATGATCTGCTTAAAAACTTTTCAATTTCTGAAGATCAAAAGAATCTGATTCCAATATTAAAAGAAATTGTGGCTATTCAGCCAGGTATCAAATTTTTAAGTACACCATGGTCTCCTCCAACTTGGATGAAAACGAATAACAGTGCGATTGGTGGTCAGTTATTAGAAACATATTATGAAGCATATGCTGATTATTTTATCAAATATATCGAAGCTTACAAAAGAGAGGGAATTAATATTTATGCTATCACTGTTCAAAATGAGCCTTTACATCCGGGAAACGAACCAAGTATGTTGATGCATGCTGATGAGATGGCGAATTTTATTGCCCAACAGTTAGGACCTAAATTTAGAGAAGTAAATATTGATACAAAGATCATTACTTATGATCACAATGCAGATAGACCAGATTATCCAATAGATATTATTAAATCACCTGCCAACGAATTTATTTCAGGTTCTGCTTTCCATTTGTACGGAGGGGATATTTCAGCACTTTCTCAAGTAAAAGCAGCTGATGTGACTAAAGACATTTACTTTACCGAACAATGGGTGGATTCTGAGGATGCTGATTTTGGAGGAACATTAATGTGGCACTTTGAGAATATCATTATTGGTGCTACAAGGAATTGGGCAAAAGGTGTGATGGAGTGGAATCTAACATCAAATAGTGCGTTAACACCAAGAACACCTGGAGGTTGTACAAGGTGTTTAGGAGGGTTAACTGTAGATGATAACGAAGTGAATAGAAATGTGGCTTATTATATCATTGGTCATGCTTCGAAATATATTCCAGTGGGATCGGTAAGAATCAAAACGAATCAAATGGGAAATTTACCTAATGTAGCGTTCCTAACTCCTGAAGGAAAGACTGTTACTTTAATTATGAATAACTCAGAAAGTAACACTAAACTAAATCTAAATTTTAGCGGAACAGATGAAAAATATACAGTATCCCTTCCAAGTAATTCTGTAGCTACTATTGTTCATACAAAACCAGTTAGTTAA
- a CDS encoding glycoside hydrolase family 30 protein: MKKTLISAILATNFIFGCTSSKQQILVEHSHQKMITPNSVSVFTTAKNTDLRLSNTGSYSFEKSKQPTEGNVSIFINPDKQYQTLLGIGGAITDASSEIFYQLSKDKQEELMNAYYGEDGIDYTLLRTSIHSSDFGSESYTYIEEGDKELKTFNIDHDRKTKLPMIKEAMKRADKSIQFYASPWSPPAFMKGKKDMLKGGKLKPEFYQSWANYYVKFIEAYENEGIPVWGVTIQNEPMAVQTWESCVYTAEEERDFLKNYLGPTFEKEGLSDKNIVVWDHNRDLIVNRANTIFGDPEAAKYAWGIGFHWYENWTGSEPMFDNLSKVKENFPSKNLLFTEGCNEGFDDQKYQYWPNAERYGRSMVNDFNRGTAGWTDWNILLDQNGGPNHVGNFCFAPIHADLNKNELIYTPSYFYLGHFSKFIRPGAVRVSTAVSYDFLEATSFINKDGRLVTVVLNTSDEAYDYTIYVKGQSTKLSIPGRGIQTLVYGKK, from the coding sequence ATGAAAAAAACTTTAATTAGTGCTATTCTAGCAACAAACTTTATTTTTGGTTGTACATCATCTAAACAACAAATATTAGTTGAGCATTCCCATCAAAAGATGATTACACCAAATTCTGTATCTGTTTTTACAACCGCTAAAAATACAGACTTACGTTTATCAAATACAGGTAGCTATTCTTTTGAAAAAAGTAAACAGCCTACTGAGGGAAATGTGTCTATTTTTATTAATCCTGATAAGCAATATCAAACACTCTTAGGTATTGGAGGTGCAATAACAGATGCTTCTTCAGAGATATTTTATCAACTTTCAAAAGATAAGCAAGAAGAGTTGATGAATGCTTACTATGGGGAAGATGGAATTGATTATACATTATTGAGAACATCAATTCACAGTAGTGATTTTGGTTCTGAAAGTTATACTTATATTGAGGAAGGAGACAAAGAATTAAAAACTTTCAACATAGATCATGATAGAAAAACGAAGCTACCGATGATCAAAGAAGCGATGAAAAGAGCGGATAAATCTATTCAGTTTTACGCTTCACCTTGGTCTCCTCCTGCATTTATGAAAGGCAAGAAAGACATGTTGAAAGGAGGTAAATTAAAACCAGAATTTTATCAATCATGGGCAAATTACTATGTGAAATTCATTGAGGCCTATGAGAACGAAGGTATTCCAGTTTGGGGTGTGACGATTCAGAATGAACCTATGGCTGTTCAGACATGGGAATCTTGTGTGTATACTGCTGAAGAAGAAAGAGACTTTCTAAAAAACTATTTAGGACCCACTTTCGAAAAAGAAGGATTAAGTGATAAAAACATTGTAGTATGGGACCACAACAGGGATTTAATTGTCAATAGAGCAAATACTATTTTTGGTGATCCAGAAGCTGCAAAATATGCTTGGGGTATTGGTTTCCATTGGTATGAAAACTGGACAGGTAGTGAGCCAATGTTTGATAATTTATCGAAAGTGAAAGAAAACTTTCCATCTAAAAACCTTTTGTTTACAGAGGGATGTAATGAAGGTTTTGATGATCAAAAATATCAGTATTGGCCAAATGCAGAAAGATATGGTCGTTCTATGGTCAATGACTTTAATAGAGGAACTGCAGGGTGGACAGATTGGAATATTTTGTTAGATCAAAACGGAGGACCAAACCATGTGGGGAATTTCTGTTTTGCTCCTATTCATGCAGACTTAAATAAGAATGAATTGATCTATACACCATCTTATTTTTATTTAGGACACTTCTCTAAATTCATTCGTCCGGGAGCCGTTAGAGTAAGTACAGCGGTAAGTTACGATTTCTTGGAGGCAACATCATTTATTAATAAGGATGGAAGATTAGTGACCGTTGTTTTGAATACTTCTGATGAAGCTTATGATTATACAATTTATGTAAAAGGTCAATCCACTAAGCTATCAATTCCAGGAAGAGGAATTCAAACGTTAGTTTACGGAAAAAAATAA
- a CDS encoding YHS domain-containing (seleno)protein → MRKLTKFVLSLFTLLCLSTLGYSQIPSDLNLEKGDVAVGGYDPVSYFSGSPVEGDKHISVIHKGAHYYFASHKNKETFKENPEKYLPAYGGWCAYAMGAKGEKVSVNYETYKIQNGRLFLFYNKFFTNTLEDWNEEGAERLEKAADTHWQKHIM, encoded by the coding sequence ATGAGAAAACTAACTAAATTTGTACTCAGTTTATTCACATTATTATGTTTATCAACACTAGGTTATTCACAAATACCAAGTGATTTGAACCTAGAAAAGGGAGATGTTGCCGTTGGAGGTTACGATCCTGTGAGTTACTTTTCAGGATCTCCTGTAGAAGGCGATAAACATATATCAGTTATTCACAAAGGAGCACATTATTATTTTGCCTCCCATAAAAATAAAGAAACGTTTAAAGAAAATCCCGAAAAATACTTACCTGCTTATGGAGGTTGGTGTGCTTACGCGATGGGAGCAAAAGGTGAAAAAGTAAGTGTGAATTATGAAACCTATAAGATTCAGAATGGAAGGCTCTTCCTTTTTTACAATAAGTTTTTTACCAACACTTTAGAAGATTGGAACGAGGAGGGAGCTGAGCGTTTAGAAAAAGCAGCTGATACCCATTGGCAAAAACATATTATGTAG
- a CDS encoding Glu/Leu/Phe/Val family dehydrogenase, giving the protein MEDISIFEEVSSMGHEQVVYCHEKSTGLKAIIAVHNTVLGPALGGTRMWMYENEAQATYDALRLSRGMTFKNSIAGLNLGGGKAVIIGDARKHKSEAMLRAYGRFLKNLNGKYITAEDVGMNASDMEHIAAETSYVSGMPETRGGLGDPSPFTAYTTYMGMKAAAKKQFGSDSLEGKKVSIQGAGHVGEYIIQHLKKEGCEIYVSDFYEDRVKDVVNKYGIKGVGLDEIYDLDVDIYSPCALGATVNDETLSKLKCSIIAGCANNQLADEKIHGDLAKSKGILYAPDFLINSGGVINVYAEVIKTNKEWSWNKCEFVYDQTLKVFDQSEATGKNAQEVAIDIAQQRINEVAAIKSTY; this is encoded by the coding sequence ATGGAAGATATCTCAATATTTGAAGAAGTCTCTTCTATGGGACACGAGCAAGTTGTTTACTGTCACGAAAAATCGACAGGATTAAAAGCAATTATCGCAGTACACAATACAGTATTAGGACCAGCACTAGGTGGTACTAGAATGTGGATGTACGAAAATGAAGCTCAAGCAACGTATGATGCACTTCGTTTATCGAGAGGGATGACGTTTAAAAACTCTATCGCTGGATTAAATCTTGGTGGTGGAAAAGCGGTCATCATTGGGGATGCGAGAAAACACAAGTCGGAAGCGATGCTTAGAGCATATGGTCGCTTCTTGAAGAACTTGAACGGAAAATATATTACAGCAGAAGACGTTGGAATGAACGCTTCTGATATGGAACATATTGCAGCAGAAACTTCATATGTAAGTGGTATGCCAGAAACAAGAGGTGGTTTGGGAGATCCTTCGCCTTTTACAGCATACACTACTTATATGGGTATGAAAGCAGCTGCTAAAAAGCAATTTGGATCAGATAGCCTTGAAGGCAAAAAAGTATCTATCCAAGGTGCAGGACATGTGGGTGAGTACATCATCCAACATTTGAAAAAAGAAGGATGTGAGATCTACGTTTCTGATTTCTATGAGGATAGAGTGAAGGATGTAGTCAACAAATACGGCATCAAAGGTGTAGGTTTGGACGAGATTTATGATTTAGATGTAGATATCTATTCGCCATGTGCTTTAGGTGCTACAGTAAATGATGAAACGCTAAGCAAACTAAAATGTTCGATTATCGCAGGTTGTGCAAACAACCAATTGGCAGATGAAAAAATCCATGGCGATTTAGCGAAATCAAAAGGCATTTTATACGCTCCGGACTTTTTGATTAACTCAGGTGGGGTAATCAATGTATATGCTGAAGTGATTAAAACAAACAAAGAATGGTCATGGAACAAATGTGAGTTTGTTTACGATCAGACTTTAAAAGTTTTTGATCAGTCTGAAGCTACAGGCAAAAACGCTCAGGAAGTTGCTATCGATATCGCACAGCAACGAATCAATGAGGTAGCCGCTATAAAAAGCACATACTAA
- a CDS encoding ABC transporter ATP-binding protein, whose amino-acid sequence MLVFVKPHMKEFVFLVFLTIGLGVLAPSRPYLIQYTIDNFIIENDMPGLNQMIVILIAVQLLQALVQFCHTYLSGWLGQHIVKDMRVQLYEHILKLKLKFYDNTPIGRLVTRAVSDIETLSEVFTNGVAAMLGDILQLIFIFLVMLYTDWRLTLISLSVLPLLLFSTYVFKEKIKVAFNEVRNAVSNLNTFVQEHITGMNVVQLFSAEQREQEEFQKINKEHRNANISTVLYYSIYYPVAEVIAASGTGLLVWWGAHSVLDGYATLGTLIAFIMYINLFFRPIRMIADRFNTLQMGIVSSDRILKLLDDKDFISNEGNYTTDHINGDVEFKDVWFAYNDEDYVLKNINFKVNHGETVALVGATGAGKSSIINLISRFYEINKGSIYVNQKEVKEYDLHNLRKHVGVVLQDVFLFSSSIRDNITLGDKTITDKQIMKAAELVGAKSFIEKLPGQLDYKVMERGATLSVGQRQLLSFVRTMVYDPAIIILDEATSSVDSETEALIQNAINSMMKGRTSIAIAHRLATIRNADNIIVLDKGEIKESGSHDKLLEKNGFYAKLYQMQYKEVEGIN is encoded by the coding sequence ATGTTGGTATTTGTGAAGCCACACATGAAAGAGTTTGTCTTTCTAGTGTTCTTGACAATAGGATTAGGTGTTTTGGCTCCTTCAAGACCTTATTTAATTCAATATACAATCGATAACTTCATTATCGAGAACGATATGCCCGGCTTAAATCAAATGATTGTCATCTTAATAGCGGTGCAATTATTACAAGCTTTGGTACAGTTTTGTCATACGTATCTTTCAGGTTGGTTAGGACAGCATATTGTAAAAGATATGCGTGTACAATTGTACGAGCATATCTTGAAATTGAAATTAAAATTTTACGACAACACACCTATCGGGCGTCTAGTTACTAGGGCAGTATCTGATATAGAAACCTTATCTGAGGTATTTACCAATGGTGTCGCCGCAATGCTTGGAGATATCCTTCAATTGATTTTTATCTTCTTGGTGATGTTGTATACTGATTGGAGACTGACCTTGATTAGTTTATCAGTTTTGCCTCTACTTTTGTTCTCTACTTACGTTTTCAAAGAGAAAATTAAAGTAGCGTTTAATGAAGTGAGAAATGCAGTTTCTAACCTAAATACCTTCGTTCAAGAGCACATTACAGGCATGAATGTGGTGCAATTGTTCTCTGCCGAACAAAGAGAGCAAGAGGAATTTCAGAAAATCAACAAGGAACATAGAAACGCCAATATCAGCACCGTTTTATATTATTCGATTTACTATCCAGTGGCGGAAGTTATTGCTGCTTCGGGTACAGGTCTTTTAGTTTGGTGGGGTGCACATAGTGTTTTAGATGGTTATGCTACATTAGGTACGTTGATTGCCTTCATCATGTACATCAACTTATTCTTTAGACCGATACGTATGATTGCCGATCGATTCAATACGTTACAAATGGGTATTGTGTCTTCAGACCGTATCTTGAAATTATTGGATGATAAAGATTTTATCAGCAATGAAGGAAATTATACAACGGATCATATCAATGGAGATGTGGAGTTCAAAGACGTTTGGTTTGCGTATAATGATGAGGACTATGTGTTGAAAAACATCAACTTTAAAGTAAATCATGGAGAAACGGTGGCTTTAGTGGGGGCGACAGGAGCAGGTAAGTCATCTATCATCAATTTGATTTCTAGATTCTACGAAATAAATAAAGGAAGTATTTATGTGAATCAGAAAGAGGTTAAGGAATACGATTTACATAATTTGAGGAAACACGTGGGTGTAGTGCTTCAAGATGTATTCTTGTTCTCTTCTTCTATTCGAGATAACATCACTTTAGGAGATAAAACGATAACGGATAAACAGATTATGAAAGCCGCCGAATTGGTGGGTGCTAAATCGTTTATCGAGAAACTTCCTGGGCAGTTGGATTATAAAGTAATGGAAAGGGGGGCGACCTTGAGTGTTGGACAACGACAGTTACTTTCTTTTGTAAGAACAATGGTTTATGATCCAGCGATTATTATTCTAGATGAGGCCACTTCTTCGGTAGATTCTGAAACAGAGGCACTTATTCAGAATGCGATCAATTCGATGATGAAAGGTCGTACAAGTATCGCGATTGCTCACCGATTAGCAACAATTAGAAATGCAGATAACATTATAGTATTGGATAAAGGAGAGATAAAAGAGTCCGGATCACATGATAAATTATTAGAAAAAAACGGATTTTATGCTAAACTTTATCAAATGCAATACAAAGAAGTTGAGGGGATTAATTGA
- a CDS encoding twin-arginine translocase TatA/TatE family subunit codes for MNAILLFVMPGGLEWVIIGLVVLLLFGAKRIPELARGLGSGIREFKDAKNQISEELEKGIKEEEKKKEEK; via the coding sequence TTGAATGCAATTTTATTATTCGTAATGCCTGGCGGTTTAGAATGGGTAATCATCGGTCTAGTAGTTTTATTACTATTCGGTGCGAAGCGTATTCCTGAATTAGCTCGCGGTTTAGGTTCAGGTATCAGAGAATTCAAAGATGCTAAAAACCAAATCTCAGAAGAGTTAGAGAAGGGCATTAAGGAAGAGGAGAAGAAGAAAGAAGAAAAGTAA
- the gatA gene encoding Asp-tRNA(Asn)/Glu-tRNA(Gln) amidotransferase subunit GatA, with protein sequence MYKSFDEIKAAIANKETSCVALVENYLARIEEKKHLNVWNEVYADEAIAQAKKVDEKIASGTAGRLAGMVVGLKDVIAYKDHGLQASSKILDKYVSPFSATATERLLDEDAIIIGRQSCDEFAMGSSNENSAFGVVKNNIDETRVPGGSSGASAVAVSDNHCLVSLGSDTGGSVRQPAAFTGTVGLKPTYSRISRWGLIAYASSFDTIGIISHNVPDAALVLEIIAGQDEQDATVSQQPVPAYSTSVSDKPKEKLRIAYIKETVESEHLNKDISEKTFNKIKALKAEGHTVEGIEFPLLDYLLPTYYILTTAEASTNLERFDGVRYGYRTDQPKDLEALYKKSRSEGFGDEVKRRIMLGTFVLSASYYDAYFSKAQKVRRLIKETTEKILSEYDFILMPTTSTPSFKIGEYGENNLLELYLGDLYTVHASLAGLPAISIPNGEDKDGLTIGLQIMANRFEEEKMLAFSNYLSELD encoded by the coding sequence ATGTACAAATCATTTGATGAAATAAAGGCGGCAATTGCGAACAAAGAAACTTCTTGTGTGGCTTTGGTCGAAAATTATTTGGCAAGAATAGAGGAGAAGAAGCATCTAAATGTTTGGAATGAGGTATATGCTGATGAAGCTATCGCTCAGGCTAAGAAAGTAGATGAAAAAATCGCTTCAGGTACTGCCGGTCGTTTAGCAGGTATGGTAGTAGGTTTGAAAGATGTGATTGCCTATAAAGATCATGGTTTGCAAGCGTCATCAAAGATTTTAGATAAATATGTATCTCCTTTCTCTGCAACCGCAACAGAAAGACTACTTGATGAAGACGCGATTATTATTGGCCGACAAAGCTGTGATGAATTCGCTATGGGTTCTTCTAACGAAAACTCAGCTTTTGGAGTAGTAAAAAATAATATAGATGAAACACGTGTACCGGGCGGCTCTTCTGGAGCCTCTGCAGTAGCGGTTTCAGATAACCACTGTTTAGTTTCTTTAGGTTCTGATACGGGTGGATCGGTAAGACAGCCTGCTGCTTTTACAGGAACAGTTGGTTTAAAACCTACCTATTCTAGAATCTCAAGATGGGGTTTAATTGCTTACGCCTCTTCTTTTGATACTATTGGCATTATCTCCCATAATGTACCTGATGCTGCTCTTGTATTGGAAATTATTGCAGGTCAAGATGAGCAAGACGCTACAGTTTCCCAACAACCTGTTCCTGCATATTCGACATCAGTTAGTGATAAACCAAAGGAAAAATTACGCATTGCTTATATCAAAGAGACAGTGGAAAGTGAGCACCTAAATAAAGATATCAGCGAGAAAACGTTCAATAAGATCAAGGCTTTAAAAGCGGAAGGTCATACAGTAGAAGGTATCGAATTCCCTCTTTTAGACTACTTGTTACCTACTTACTATATTCTTACAACTGCAGAAGCAAGTACAAACTTGGAACGTTTCGACGGGGTAAGATATGGTTACAGAACAGATCAGCCGAAAGATTTGGAAGCACTTTACAAGAAATCAAGATCAGAAGGTTTTGGTGATGAAGTGAAGCGTAGAATTATGTTGGGAACCTTCGTTTTATCGGCTTCTTATTATGATGCTTATTTCTCAAAAGCACAAAAAGTAAGAAGGTTGATTAAAGAAACAACAGAAAAGATCTTATCGGAATACGATTTCATTTTGATGCCCACCACATCCACTCCATCATTTAAAATTGGTGAGTATGGCGAAAACAATCTATTGGAACTGTACTTAGGTGATTTATATACGGTACATGCATCTTTGGCTGGTTTACCAGCAATATCAATTCCTAACGGAGAAGATAAAGATGGGTTGACGATCGGTTTACAGATTATGGCCAATAGATTTGAAGAAGAGAAGATGTTGGCATTTTCGAATTACTTGTCTGAATTAGATTAA